From Paralcaligenes sp. KSB-10:
GGGCTTGAAGTGGTTTTGACCTATATGGCGCAATTGATCTTTTCCGCCGACTTCAGAACCATCAACCCCGTTTATGCCGGCAGCAGCTTTACCCTGGGCCATCTCACCATCCCCGCCGTCAGGCTGGCCGCGTTCGGCGTGGCCATGGTATTGACACTGGCCATGTGGTATTTCCTGCTGCGCTCCCGTCTGGGGCGCGCCATCCGGGCAACCGCCCAGAACCTGGTTGCCGCGCGCCTTTACGGCGTGGAGCCCAGGCACTTGTATGCCGTGACTTTCGGCCTGGGGCTGGCCCTGGCCGGCGCGGCCGGCGGCCTGTACGGGACCGTCTCGCAAATCAACCCTTATATCGGAGCCACGCTCACCGCCAAATCCTTTGCCATAGCGATTATCGGCGGCCTGGACAACCCTCTGGGAGTAATCGTAGGCGGCCTGTTCCTGGGGCTTATCGAAGCACTGACCGCACTCTATATCGGCCCAACCTTCTCCGATGTCGCAAGTTTCGGTGTGCTGGTCCTGGTTCTGATTGTGCGGCCTAGCGGCCTGCTCGGGAGAACCGCATGAAAACAATGCGCGCAATCCTGCTCGTGGCAGTCATCATCGCCTTGGTGCTGCTGCCCAAATACGGCTCCGACGTGGTGATTCAATTCGGAATCAGCACCTTGTTGCTGGCGGTTCTGGCCCAAGGCTGGAATATCATCGGCGGATACACAGGCTACGCCTCGTTCGGCAACTCGGTCTTCTACGGACTGGGCAGCTACGGGGTCGGCATAGCCATGGTTCAGTGGCACCTGCCATTTGCCTTCGGCATGGCGTTCGGGGTGATCCTGGCCGTGATATTCGCCCTGTGCCTCGGGCTTCCGGTGTTGCGGCTCAAGGGCCACTACTTCGCCATCGCCACCCTGGCGCTCGCCCAGGTCATGATCGCCATCGTTTCCAACGTCAAGATCGCCGGCCAGAACATCGGCCTGGTGTTGCCGCCGCTGAATAACGACCCCCTGTTCTATGAACTCTCTCTAGGGCTGCTGATACTCGTCACCTTGACGATCTATTGGCTGACGCGAAGCCGCTTCGGCTTTGGCCTGATCGCGATACGCGAAAACGAAGAAGGCGCCGTGGTCATGGGCGTCGACACCACGCGCTACAAGATCATGGCGTTCGCACTGGCGGGGATCTTCAGCGCCCTGGCCGGCGGCATCCATGCCTACTGGATCACCTTCCTGGACCCCGAAAGCGCCTTCGACATCACGCTTAACGTCAAGATGATCATCATGGCGGTGTTCGGCGGGCCAGGCACAATCCTGGGACCTATCGTCGGCTCGTTCATCCTGTCGGCCATCTCGGAAGTGTTGTCCAGCGAAGTCACCAGCATCGCAGGCCTGTTCTTTGGCGCGGTGATCGTCGTTGCCGTAGTCCTGATGCCGCGCGGCCTGGCTGACGTCATACGGCGCTTTCACCGCTCGGGCTGGCGCTATTTTGTGGAAAATATTCGGGCCAATCGCTTATGACACCCATTTTAGAAGCACGCCATCTGACACGCCGCTTTTCCGGCCTGCTGGCCGTCAACAACGTCAGTTTCACGCTCAACCAAGGTGAGATCCTGGGCTTCATCGGCCCCAATGGAGCCGGCAAGACCACGCTGATCAGCCTGATCAGCGGCACCCTGCCTCCCACCGAAGGCGAGGTTTTTTTCCAGGACCGCCCCATCAACTCGGTGCCCGCCTATCAGCGCGCGCGGCTGGGCATAGGCCGGACCTTCCAGATCATGCGCCCCTTCCCCGGCCTGTCGGTGCTGGACAATGTGGCCGTAGGCGCACTGTTCGGACGCGGCGGCGGCGAAAAAAAGCTCAGCGTCGCCCGGGAAAAAGCCCGTGAATGCCTGACATTCGTGGGCCTGGGCAAACATGTGGATCATCGCGCCGAAGAACTGGGCGGCCCCGACCGCAAGCGTCTTGAACTGGCCAAGGCCCTGGCCATGCAGCCTCGCGTTCTGCTTTGCGACGAAGTGATGGCCGGCCTGAACCTGGTCGAAATCGATGAAGTCATCGAAGTCATACGCAAGGTTCGCAGCGAAGGCATCAGCATTATCGTCATCGAGCACGTCATCAAAGCCATCAAGACACTGTCGGACCGGATCATGGTGCTGCACCACGGCGAGAAGATTGCCGACGGAGTACCCGATGAGGTTCTTGCAAACTCGACCGTGATCGAAGCTTATTTAGGAAAAAAACGAACATGAATCCCAGCCCTGGCGCCTCCCCCCTGCTGCAGCTGAACGGCGTGTCGGCAGGCTACGGAGAAATGTCGGTCATCAACGATATAAATCTCGACATTTTTCCATCCGAGATCGTCGCCCTGGTGGGCAGCAACGGTGCAGGCAAGACAACGCTGTTGCGCGTCTTGTCCCGCCTGCTGCACTGCAAAGGCGATATCCGCTTCAACGGCACGCTCATTACCGAATACACACCCGACCAGGTTTTTGAACTGGGCATGGTGCAAGTCCCCGAAGGCAGGCAACTGTTCGACCGCATGTCGGTGCAGGACAATCTGCTGATGGGAGCCTATCACCGCCCCAGCCGCGCTGAAGTCGCCCAGGATCTGGAAAAGATCTACGCGCTCTTCCCACGCATGGCCGAACGGCGCAAACAACTGGCCGGCAGCATGTCCGGCGGCGAACAGCAAATGTGCGCCATGGCGCGCGCCATGATGGCCAGGCCGGTGCTGCTGATGGTCGATGAGATGAGCCTGGGCCTGGCCCCGATCATTGTCGACCAGCTCATGGATGTGCTCGTCAGCATCCGGGGCCAAGGTGTCACTGTCCTGCTGGTCGAACAGGATATTCACCTGGCCCTGGCCGCAGCCGATCGCGGCTACGTGGTGGAAACCGGCAAAATCGTACGCCAGGGTCCCGCCAAGGAATTGATAGACGACCCCGCCCTGCAACGCGCCTACCTGGGACTTTGACTCCCGTCGGGCCCTGTGAGCCACTCGTCGGAGATGCACCGACGGCGGCTCACAAGCCCTGCCCCAGCTTCCGAACAGGACAACTTATTCCTCAGCAGGCGCGGCACCGTCGACAGCACGCTGAACCACTTCACGGGTCAGGTTGGACGCCAGCATTTCGAGCAGCACAAAAACATAATCACGCAGAAATACGCCCGACTTGACCGCAACCCGGGTCACATGCGTGCCGAACAGATGGCCCGCCGGCAAGCCCACCAGGCCCTTGTCGCGGCGCGGATCAAAGGCCATGCCCGCGATAATGCCTATACCCATGCCCACATCCACATAGGTCTTGATCACATCGGCATCAATCGCCTCGAGCACGATATCCGGTGTCACGTTGCTTGCGGCAAAAACCTCGTCAATCGTGCAGCGGCCCGAAAATGCCCTGTCGTACGTCACAATCGGATATTGCGCCAATTGCTCGAGTGTCAGTTTTTTAGCCTCGCTCGAGGTAAGCTCGGCCAAGGGATGATCGGGGCGCACCACAATGACATGCTCCCACGAATAGACCGGCAAGGCGGCCAGGCCCGCCGTCATGCTCAGCGTTTCGGTCGCGATCGCCACATCGGCCTGTTCATGCAGCACCATTTGGGCCAGTTGCGGAGGATTGCCCTCGGCCAGCGACAAGCGCACTTTGGGGAATTTCTCGCGAAAAGCCGGAATGACCCGCGGGAGAATGTACCGGGCCTGCGCATGCGTGCAGGCAATCACCAGGCCGCCTTCGTCGCGGCGCGCGAACTCATCGCTGACTTTTTTCAGATTATCGACTTCGCGCATAATGCGGTCGATTACGTGCGACACAACCGCGCCCGGCTTGGTCAGGCCCTTGATGCGCTTGCCATGCCGCTCGAAAATCTTGATGCCCAATTCGTCTTCGAATTCGATAATGGCCTTGGACACCCCCGGTTGCGAGGTAAAAAGCGTGCGTGCGGCCTCCGTCAAATTGAAATTGCGCCGTATGGTTTCACGCACAAAACGAAATTGCTGGAGATTCATAAAAAATAGCCCTTTAGGAAGGGCTATTGTATGTTATATAAGAATAAATATTAATTATTTTTAGTTATAAGCTTACTTCATGGAGATGGTTGTATTGACCCCTGTATGGTGCGCCGACCAGCGTGCCGTCACGGTCTTGGTCTGCGTCCAGAACTGAACGGCCTGCTTGCCGTTGGGCCCGAGGTCGCCCAGCTTGGAAGCGCGCGAGCCTGTAAAGCTGAACCAGGCGACGGGAACAGGAATCGGAATATTGATACCGATCTGGCCGACGTCGATATTATTCTGGAAGTAGCGCGCCGAACCGCCGTCCTGCGTAAACACCGACACCCCATTGCCGTTCGGATTCTGGTTGATGAACTCAACGGCCTCTTCGAGCGTTTCGGCGCCTACCACGCACAACACCGGCCCGAACACTTCCTCCTGGTAAATCGACATATCGGCCTTGACGTCCTTGAACACCGTAGGGCCGACGAAATTGCCCTTGGCGTAGCCCGATACCTCAATATTGCGGCCATCGAGCACCAGCGCGGCACCCTCGTCGGCACCTTTCTGAATCAGGCTCTCGACCCGTTTACGGGCATTGGGCGATACCAGCGGGCCCAGGTCGGCCTTGCGATCCAGCCCGGCATTGACCTTGAGCTTTTTGGCGCGTTCGATGAAATCGGGCAGCCAATCGCGGGCCTCGCCCACCAGCACTGCCACCGAAATCGCCATGCAGCGCTGGCCGGCCGCTCCAAAAGCCGCGCCCAGAAGTTGATTCAAGGCCGCTTCGCGATCGGCATCGGGCAAAATGACGCAATGATTCTTGGCGCCCATCATGGCCTGGCAGCGCTTGCCGGCTTCAGACGCGCGACGATAGATGTGCGACCCGACATGCGTGGAACCGATGAAGGAAATAGCCTTGATATCGGGATGATCGCACAAACCATTGGCAATCTCGGGTCCGCCATGCACCACGTTCAGCACGCCCGGGGGCAGGCCCGCCTCGAGAGCCAGCTGAGCCAGCAGCAAAGACGAGCTGGGGTCTTGCTCCGAGGGCTTCAATATGAACGAGTTGCCTGCCGTCACCGCTATCGGGAACATGAAACAAGGCAGCATGATGGGAAAATTGAAGGCGGTAATCCCGGCGCAAACACCCAGGGGCTGAATCAAGGTATAGACATCGATACCCGTGGCGGCGTTTTCAGCGTATTCGCCCAATTGCAGGCTGGCCATGGAGCAGGCATGTTCGATGACTTCCAGGCCGCGACCGACTTCGCCCTCGGCATCAGGCAGGGTCTTGCCATGCTCCAGAGTAATCAGCTCGGCCAGTTTTGTGGTGTTGTCCCGCACCAGCTTCTGCAAATTCAGCATGATGCGCATGCGGGCGCCCTGACTCGTATTGCGCCAGGTCTGGAATGCCTTTTTCGAGTCGGCGACAGCCAGGTCGAGTTCGTCCTTGGTCGCAAACGGCACTTGCGCCACGACTTCCTGGGTTGCGGGATTGATCACGTCGCGCCACTCGGTGGTTTTCGACTGGACCAATTTGCCTCCGATAAGCAGAGGGATACGGGGTACGGCACTCATTAAGGTCTCCTTGGCGCATGCCATCATGCGCGCTGTGTGATGGATTGGCGATGGCTATCGGGCTTTGCGCCCGGCTTATTTCTTGACCAGGGGGCAGGTCGATTTGGACAATGGCTGGAACGCGTCTTTGGCCGGGATGGTCGCCACCAGCCTGGAGTAGTCCCAGGGGCTTTTCGATTCCGCCGGCGTCTTGACTTCATACAAATACATATCGTGTATCACGCGACCATCGGGGCGTATGGAGGCATTGTGCATGATCGGATCCTTGATGGGCAACTTGCGCATTTCGGCGGCCACCACATCGCCCTGAGTCGAGCCCGATGCCGCAACGGCCTTCAAGTAATGCAACACACTCGAATATACGCCTGCCTGCGTCATGGTGGGCTTGAGATCTTTGTAAGCCTTGGCGAAACGCGCCGACCACTTGCGCGATGCATCGTCAAAGTCCCAGTAAAAGCCATCGACATAGGTCAGGCCCTGGGCATTGCTCAAGCCCAGCGCGCGCAAGTCGGACAGGAACACCAGCAGGGCCACCAGCCGCTGGCCGCCTTTGACGATCCCGAACTCGCGGGCCTGCTTGATGGCATTGACCGTGTCCTGGCCGCCGTTGGCCAGAGCCACAACCTGTGCCTTGGAACTTTGCGCCTGCAAAAGATAGGAAGCGAAATCGGCGGTATTCAGCGGATGCAGCACGGATCCGACTACCGTGCCGCCCAGTTCCTTGACCATATCTTCGGAACCTTTTTGCAAGGAATGGCCGAACGCATAATCCACGGTAATGAAAAACCAGGATTTGCCGCCTTTATTGACGGTCGCCTTTACCCCGCCGACCGACTGCGAATAAGTATCGAACATCCAGTGAAAGCCAACCGGCGAACAATTGGCGTTGGTCAAGGCCGTCGTGGCCGGGCCTGAAAACAAGGCAATTTTGTTCTTTTCCTTGGCGACAGCCTGCACAGCCAGCGCCACGCCCGAATTGGTCAGATCCGCTATGGCAGTCACGCCATCGCGATCGAACCATTCACGCGCCTTGGCGGCGCCCACGTCGGCCTTGTTTTGATTATCGGCCGACAGCAGATCGATGCTCATGCCCTTGCATTCCGCTTTCAGGCAGTCGTCGATGGCCATTTTCGCCGCCACAACGGAGCCGGAACCTCCCATCGAGGCGTAGGGGCCGGACATATCGGTCAAGACGCCGATCTTGACCGGCGGCGTCTTGGCTTGCGCGCCAAACGTCAGTCCCAGGCAAAGGCTGGCCATCAGGGTCAGGGAAAAGTTTTTCATTGTCGTCTCCGTTTTCATCTTTCTTTATTTATATGATTGGGCGTGCCGGGGCACTTATGCAGTGTAGTTGTGTAAAAAACTTATTACTATCACAATATTTGCACATTCATTGCTAAAAAATGCACAACGCGCCAGGGGCTCGGGCGCCCATGATTTCAGGGGACTTCAATGCTGGATTGGGATGGTTTGCGTTATTTTCTGGAAGTGGCCCGCACCCAGCGCGTCAGCGCCGCGGCACTGCGCCTTGGAGTTCAGCACAGCACCGTTTCGCGGCGCATCCAGACTCTGGAACAGGAACTGGACACTGTCTTGTTCGACAAGTCCAAAACCACCGGCTTTACCCTCACCGAGGATGGCCTGCGGTTTTTTGCCCATGCGGAACAGATTGAAGGCTCGCTGTTTTCGGCGCGCGAGGAGCTTTCGGGCGTAGGTCAAACCCTGTCGGGTCATTTGCGGGTCGGATCGACCGAGGGCTTCGGCAATTATGTGCTGACGCCGCTCATGGTGGATTTTCAACGCCGCTTTCCCGCAACGACTCTGGACATCATGCCGGTGCCGCGGTTTATCAGCCTGTCCAAGCGCGAAGCCGATATTGCCATTTCTCTGGAACGG
This genomic window contains:
- a CDS encoding branched-chain amino acid ABC transporter permease; this encodes MDLLLQILVNGILQGGLYAIMALGLALVWGVLNIVNLAHGAFIMLGAYISWYLFTYVGIDPFLGLPITACVMFAVGYGIQRGLLNLIARAPMFNTLLITFGLEVVLTYMAQLIFSADFRTINPVYAGSSFTLGHLTIPAVRLAAFGVAMVLTLAMWYFLLRSRLGRAIRATAQNLVAARLYGVEPRHLYAVTFGLGLALAGAAGGLYGTVSQINPYIGATLTAKSFAIAIIGGLDNPLGVIVGGLFLGLIEALTALYIGPTFSDVASFGVLVLVLIVRPSGLLGRTA
- a CDS encoding branched-chain amino acid ABC transporter permease, coding for MKTMRAILLVAVIIALVLLPKYGSDVVIQFGISTLLLAVLAQGWNIIGGYTGYASFGNSVFYGLGSYGVGIAMVQWHLPFAFGMAFGVILAVIFALCLGLPVLRLKGHYFAIATLALAQVMIAIVSNVKIAGQNIGLVLPPLNNDPLFYELSLGLLILVTLTIYWLTRSRFGFGLIAIRENEEGAVVMGVDTTRYKIMAFALAGIFSALAGGIHAYWITFLDPESAFDITLNVKMIIMAVFGGPGTILGPIVGSFILSAISEVLSSEVTSIAGLFFGAVIVVAVVLMPRGLADVIRRFHRSGWRYFVENIRANRL
- a CDS encoding ABC transporter ATP-binding protein, with the translated sequence MTPILEARHLTRRFSGLLAVNNVSFTLNQGEILGFIGPNGAGKTTLISLISGTLPPTEGEVFFQDRPINSVPAYQRARLGIGRTFQIMRPFPGLSVLDNVAVGALFGRGGGEKKLSVAREKARECLTFVGLGKHVDHRAEELGGPDRKRLELAKALAMQPRVLLCDEVMAGLNLVEIDEVIEVIRKVRSEGISIIVIEHVIKAIKTLSDRIMVLHHGEKIADGVPDEVLANSTVIEAYLGKKRT
- a CDS encoding ABC transporter ATP-binding protein encodes the protein MNPSPGASPLLQLNGVSAGYGEMSVINDINLDIFPSEIVALVGSNGAGKTTLLRVLSRLLHCKGDIRFNGTLITEYTPDQVFELGMVQVPEGRQLFDRMSVQDNLLMGAYHRPSRAEVAQDLEKIYALFPRMAERRKQLAGSMSGGEQQMCAMARAMMARPVLLMVDEMSLGLAPIIVDQLMDVLVSIRGQGVTVLLVEQDIHLALAAADRGYVVETGKIVRQGPAKELIDDPALQRAYLGL
- a CDS encoding CysB family HTH-type transcriptional regulator, which codes for MNLQQFRFVRETIRRNFNLTEAARTLFTSQPGVSKAIIEFEDELGIKIFERHGKRIKGLTKPGAVVSHVIDRIMREVDNLKKVSDEFARRDEGGLVIACTHAQARYILPRVIPAFREKFPKVRLSLAEGNPPQLAQMVLHEQADVAIATETLSMTAGLAALPVYSWEHVIVVRPDHPLAELTSSEAKKLTLEQLAQYPIVTYDRAFSGRCTIDEVFAASNVTPDIVLEAIDADVIKTYVDVGMGIGIIAGMAFDPRRDKGLVGLPAGHLFGTHVTRVAVKSGVFLRDYVFVLLEMLASNLTREVVQRAVDGAAPAEE
- a CDS encoding CoA-acylating methylmalonate-semialdehyde dehydrogenase, producing MSAVPRIPLLIGGKLVQSKTTEWRDVINPATQEVVAQVPFATKDELDLAVADSKKAFQTWRNTSQGARMRIMLNLQKLVRDNTTKLAELITLEHGKTLPDAEGEVGRGLEVIEHACSMASLQLGEYAENAATGIDVYTLIQPLGVCAGITAFNFPIMLPCFMFPIAVTAGNSFILKPSEQDPSSSLLLAQLALEAGLPPGVLNVVHGGPEIANGLCDHPDIKAISFIGSTHVGSHIYRRASEAGKRCQAMMGAKNHCVILPDADREAALNQLLGAAFGAAGQRCMAISVAVLVGEARDWLPDFIERAKKLKVNAGLDRKADLGPLVSPNARKRVESLIQKGADEGAALVLDGRNIEVSGYAKGNFVGPTVFKDVKADMSIYQEEVFGPVLCVVGAETLEEAVEFINQNPNGNGVSVFTQDGGSARYFQNNIDVGQIGINIPIPVPVAWFSFTGSRASKLGDLGPNGKQAVQFWTQTKTVTARWSAHHTGVNTTISMK
- a CDS encoding ABC transporter substrate-binding protein — its product is MKNFSLTLMASLCLGLTFGAQAKTPPVKIGVLTDMSGPYASMGGSGSVVAAKMAIDDCLKAECKGMSIDLLSADNQNKADVGAAKAREWFDRDGVTAIADLTNSGVALAVQAVAKEKNKIALFSGPATTALTNANCSPVGFHWMFDTYSQSVGGVKATVNKGGKSWFFITVDYAFGHSLQKGSEDMVKELGGTVVGSVLHPLNTADFASYLLQAQSSKAQVVALANGGQDTVNAIKQAREFGIVKGGQRLVALLVFLSDLRALGLSNAQGLTYVDGFYWDFDDASRKWSARFAKAYKDLKPTMTQAGVYSSVLHYLKAVAASGSTQGDVVAAEMRKLPIKDPIMHNASIRPDGRVIHDMYLYEVKTPAESKSPWDYSRLVATIPAKDAFQPLSKSTCPLVKK